From the Acidilutibacter cellobiosedens genome, one window contains:
- a CDS encoding VIT1/CCC1 transporter family protein, producing the protein MEQNNKEKNYFLLSCQQRERDEAELYKRISDRIKDPEAKKILKSISQDENSHAEKFASYSNQILKPNMSRIRFYNFIAIMLGYTFMLKMFERGEEKAINSYKAHIAEIPMLETILRDEEAHEAKLIDLLDEERLQYVGDMVLGMNDALVELTGSLAGYTLAMQNTSVIAMAGLITGISATLSMSASGYLSSRASGNKNAVKSSAYTGIAYLITVVLLIIPYLLFSKDNYIPALIVTMLIAISIIAGFNFYISVAKDEPFKRNFFEMAGISMGVAVISFIVGIIVKQVLGIDL; encoded by the coding sequence ATGGAACAAAATAATAAAGAAAAAAATTATTTTTTGTTAAGTTGTCAACAGCGGGAACGGGATGAAGCAGAACTGTATAAAAGAATTTCCGATCGCATCAAGGATCCTGAAGCAAAAAAAATCTTAAAATCCATATCTCAGGATGAAAACTCCCATGCCGAAAAATTTGCTTCATATTCTAACCAAATTCTCAAACCTAATATGAGTCGGATAAGGTTCTACAACTTCATAGCAATTATGTTGGGATATACATTTATGCTTAAAATGTTTGAAAGAGGAGAAGAAAAGGCAATCAATTCATATAAAGCCCATATAGCGGAAATACCTATGTTGGAAACCATCCTTCGTGATGAGGAAGCCCACGAGGCAAAACTCATTGATCTATTGGATGAAGAAAGATTGCAATATGTAGGAGATATGGTATTGGGCATGAATGATGCTCTTGTGGAATTAACGGGATCATTGGCCGGATATACCCTTGCCATGCAGAATACGTCGGTTATAGCTATGGCCGGCTTGATTACCGGAATTTCCGCTACTCTTTCCATGAGTGCATCAGGATACCTATCATCTCGGGCATCAGGGAACAAAAATGCCGTAAAATCTTCTGCCTATACAGGTATTGCCTATTTGATTACTGTAGTGCTGTTAATTATACCTTATTTGCTGTTCTCTAAAGACAATTATATTCCGGCATTGATTGTAACAATGCTTATTGCTATTTCCATAATCGCAGGGTTTAATTTTTATATTTCCGTTGCTAAAGATGAACCATTTAAGCGTAACTTTTTTGAAATGGCAGGCATCAGCATGGGTGTAGCGGTGATATCCTTTATTGTAGGTATAATCGTTAAACAGGTATTGGGAATTGATTTGTAA
- a CDS encoding YiiX/YebB-like N1pC/P60 family cysteine hydrolase — MKNFKKCISFIIIAVLFLSLSIPSFAEKEKILTAEEVFDSETVEKIKEEIEKNLVIVPDKTEDADKEQNNSFGTYPTRKGVILVTADKLKGIIPTGHAAIIYSSGTVVESLSNGVTTGNNDWNRTRGTCYGVTVTSTTISEDASAANYCYNKIGLPYNFNYLNPYTRSKFYCSQLVYAAFLDLYDINLDTAAFAIAVHPMELVNTDKTMTIYEK; from the coding sequence ATGAAAAATTTTAAAAAATGTATTTCATTTATCATTATTGCAGTTCTATTTTTAAGTTTATCCATTCCATCCTTTGCAGAAAAAGAAAAAATTTTAACGGCTGAGGAAGTATTTGATTCGGAAACTGTGGAAAAAATAAAAGAAGAAATAGAAAAAAATTTAGTAATCGTACCGGATAAAACAGAAGATGCGGATAAAGAACAAAATAATTCCTTTGGAACATATCCTACAAGAAAAGGTGTAATTCTTGTTACGGCAGATAAACTCAAGGGAATAATTCCGACAGGCCATGCAGCTATAATATACAGTTCCGGTACAGTTGTGGAATCTTTGTCAAATGGCGTGACCACCGGAAATAATGATTGGAACCGTACCAGAGGTACATGTTACGGAGTTACTGTGACAAGTACAACTATATCTGAAGATGCATCGGCTGCAAATTATTGTTACAACAAAATAGGTTTGCCTTATAATTTTAACTATCTCAATCCTTATACAAGAAGTAAATTTTATTGTTCGCAGCTTGTTTATGCCGCATTTTTAGATTTATATGATATAAATCTCGACACAGCCGCATTCGCTATTGCAGTCCATCCTATGGAATTAGTAAATACAGATAAAACAATGACCATATATGAAAAATAA